A section of the Streptomyces xinghaiensis S187 genome encodes:
- a CDS encoding DUF5914 domain-containing protein, with translation MPTAADDNGRRPGRFPLRLRRDPVPWDRQRPTWRDAKPALIAGALKRSQARPSGNWYVLGATRDITGDRPLGRTVAGTEVVAWRDAEGRLRAGPGACPHLGAPLKDSPVRCGTLVCHWHGLALTGAPFAGWEPYPVHDDGLLVWVRLDAIGGEEPLERPVVPVRPEPGGALPAVYQGVGRCEPEDIVANRLDPWHGAWFHPYSFVDLTVVDTPDGEGTAGEGAGGAAGEDGFAVDVSFKVAGRAVVPVRAVFTAPEPRTVVMHIAEGEGRGSVVETHATPLTAPDPASGRPPRTAVIEAVVAASDRRGFALARAAAPLLRPLMRAAAGRLWRDDLAYAERRWALRSTGRFPG, from the coding sequence ATGCCCACCGCGGCGGACGACAACGGGCGACGCCCCGGCCGCTTCCCGCTCCGGCTGCGCCGCGACCCCGTCCCCTGGGACCGGCAGCGGCCGACCTGGCGCGACGCCAAGCCGGCGCTGATCGCCGGCGCGCTGAAGCGCTCACAGGCCCGCCCCTCCGGCAACTGGTACGTCCTGGGCGCCACCCGCGACATCACCGGTGACCGCCCGCTCGGCCGCACCGTCGCCGGCACCGAGGTCGTCGCCTGGCGCGACGCCGAAGGGCGGCTGCGCGCCGGGCCGGGCGCCTGCCCGCACCTCGGCGCGCCCCTGAAGGACAGCCCGGTGCGCTGCGGCACCCTCGTCTGCCACTGGCACGGACTGGCCCTGACCGGCGCCCCGTTCGCCGGCTGGGAGCCGTACCCGGTGCACGACGACGGGCTGCTGGTCTGGGTGCGCCTCGACGCGATCGGGGGCGAGGAACCGCTGGAGCGGCCGGTGGTGCCGGTCCGGCCGGAGCCGGGGGGCGCGCTGCCCGCCGTCTACCAGGGCGTCGGACGGTGCGAGCCGGAGGACATCGTGGCCAACCGGCTCGACCCCTGGCACGGCGCCTGGTTCCATCCGTACTCGTTCGTGGACCTCACCGTGGTGGACACCCCGGACGGGGAGGGCACGGCGGGCGAGGGGGCGGGCGGCGCGGCGGGCGAGGACGGCTTCGCCGTGGACGTGTCGTTCAAGGTGGCGGGCCGGGCGGTGGTTCCGGTGCGGGCGGTGTTCACCGCGCCCGAGCCGCGCACCGTCGTCATGCACATCGCGGAGGGCGAGGGCCGGGGATCAGTCGTGGAGACGCACGCCACGCCGCTGACGGCCCCGGACCCGGCGTCCGGACGCCCCCCGCGCACGGCGGTGATCGAAGCGGTGGTCGCCGCCTCGGACCGCAGGGGCTTCGCGCTGGCCCGCGCGGCGGCGCCGCTGCTCCGCCCGCTGATGCGCGCCGCGGCGGGCCGCCTGTGGCGCGACGACCTGGCCTACGCGGAACGCCGCTGGGCACTGCGCAGCACGGGACGCTTCCCGGGCTGA
- a CDS encoding sodium:calcium antiporter — protein MFEQISGQWSVGWSIAAFVVAGAATVVCGIRLTALGDTLADRTGWGEALFGAVFFGLATSLSGIVMTGVSAADGHPQLAYGNAVGGIAAQTLAVVVADAVYRGVNLEHAASSSQNLLFGSLLLAMLGIALMASLGPQGTFLGVHPASAVLVAVYLGALRLIQNGERPLWRAVRTKDTVADVPDDSPSFPERRTGSLWTEFAAVAAVVVMGGWAVARAAESLVEATGLNAGLVGGVFMGVVNALPETVTAIAAVRRGAVTLAIAAVIGGNCLDVLNLAVGDVAYRGGSLYEAAGADQLFMTSGALVMTAVLLAGLLVRQRRGWLRLGFDGIMLITVYAVIVAALAV, from the coding sequence GTGTTCGAACAGATCAGTGGCCAGTGGTCGGTGGGCTGGAGTATCGCCGCCTTCGTCGTCGCCGGCGCGGCCACGGTGGTGTGCGGCATCCGGCTGACCGCCCTGGGGGACACCCTCGCGGACCGGACGGGCTGGGGCGAGGCCCTGTTCGGCGCCGTCTTCTTCGGACTGGCGACCTCCCTGTCGGGAATCGTCATGACCGGTGTCAGCGCGGCGGACGGGCACCCCCAACTGGCGTACGGCAACGCCGTGGGCGGCATCGCCGCCCAGACGCTCGCCGTCGTCGTCGCCGACGCCGTGTACCGCGGGGTGAACCTCGAACACGCGGCGTCCTCCTCGCAGAATCTGCTGTTCGGCTCCCTGCTGCTGGCCATGCTCGGGATCGCGCTCATGGCGTCCCTCGGCCCCCAGGGGACGTTCCTGGGGGTCCATCCGGCGTCCGCCGTCCTGGTGGCCGTCTACCTCGGCGCGCTGCGGCTGATCCAGAACGGTGAACGGCCGTTGTGGCGTGCCGTGCGCACCAAGGACACCGTGGCGGACGTGCCCGACGACTCCCCCTCCTTCCCCGAGCGCCGTACCGGGAGCCTCTGGACCGAATTCGCGGCCGTCGCGGCCGTCGTGGTGATGGGCGGCTGGGCGGTGGCGCGCGCCGCGGAGAGCCTGGTGGAGGCCACCGGCCTGAACGCCGGACTGGTCGGAGGCGTCTTCATGGGCGTCGTCAACGCCCTGCCGGAGACGGTGACCGCGATCGCCGCCGTCCGGCGGGGCGCGGTGACCCTGGCGATCGCCGCCGTGATAGGCGGGAACTGCCTCGACGTGCTGAACCTTGCCGTCGGTGACGTCGCCTACCGGGGCGGTTCGCTGTACGAGGCCGCGGGAGCCGATCAGTTGTTCATGACCAGCGGTGCCCTGGTCATGACCGCCGTCCTGCTCGCCGGGCTGCTCGTACGGCAGCGGCGGGGATGGCTGCGGCTGGGCTTCGACGGCATCATGCTGATCACGGTCTACGCGGTCATCGTGGCGGCCCTGGCCGTGTGA
- a CDS encoding FAD-dependent oxidoreductase: protein MAPPVSGSAVPSPSASGGRPVSPPRRGRDRRARILPAPSGRPRVTGEPPRTAVIGGGIAGLAAATGLAERGVRVTLYEREPGLGGRLAGWPVELADGSSATMSRGFHAFFRQYYNLRGLLRRADPGLSALTGLPDYPLQHSGGLRDSFARVPRTPPWSALGFAALSPTFRWRDLARMNPRAALPLLDVRVPDVYEQLDDISAAELLSRIRFPEAAHHLAFEVFSRSFFADPRRLSAAEMVLMFHIYFLGSSEGLLFDVPDEPFPQALWEPLGGYLAGHGAELRTACAVESVEPGPDGGFTVAAADGRQDCDAVVLALDTGGLRELVGRSPRLGNERWRERIARLRTAPPFLVSRLWLDRPVAAGRPGFLGTSGYGPLDNVSVLDRWEGEAARWAARTGGSVVELHAYAVDPAADRRAEEKRLLAGLHRVYPETADAKIVDVRHEWRADCPLFPVGGYPDRPTVHTPDPALVVAGDLVRTGLPVALMERAATSGFLASNALLERWGVRGQTLWTVPEKGRTALLRALAGRLG, encoded by the coding sequence ATGGCTCCGCCCGTCTCCGGCTCCGCAGTCCCGTCCCCGTCCGCTTCCGGGGGACGCCCGGTGAGCCCCCCGCGCCGGGGACGGGACCGGCGGGCCCGCATCCTGCCCGCGCCGTCCGGCCGGCCCCGGGTCACCGGCGAACCGCCCCGGACGGCCGTCATCGGCGGTGGCATCGCCGGGCTGGCGGCGGCCACCGGGCTGGCCGAGCGCGGCGTCCGCGTCACCCTGTACGAGCGCGAACCCGGCCTCGGCGGGCGCCTCGCCGGGTGGCCCGTCGAGCTCGCCGACGGTTCGTCCGCCACCATGAGCCGCGGCTTCCACGCCTTCTTCCGCCAGTACTACAACCTGCGGGGGCTGCTGCGGCGGGCCGACCCCGGGCTCTCCGCGCTCACCGGCCTGCCGGACTACCCGCTCCAGCACAGCGGCGGTCTGCGCGACAGCTTCGCCCGCGTCCCGCGCACCCCGCCGTGGAGCGCCCTCGGCTTCGCCGCCCTCAGCCCCACCTTCCGCTGGCGCGACCTCGCCCGGATGAACCCGCGCGCGGCCCTGCCCCTGCTCGACGTCCGGGTGCCGGACGTTTACGAACAGCTGGACGACATCAGTGCCGCGGAGTTGCTGTCCCGCATCCGCTTCCCGGAGGCCGCGCACCATCTGGCGTTCGAGGTGTTCTCCCGGAGCTTCTTCGCCGATCCGCGCCGGCTGTCGGCCGCCGAGATGGTGCTGATGTTCCACATCTACTTCCTCGGCTCCAGCGAGGGACTGCTCTTCGACGTGCCGGACGAGCCGTTCCCGCAGGCGCTCTGGGAGCCGCTGGGCGGCTATCTCGCCGGGCACGGCGCCGAACTGCGCACGGCGTGCGCCGTGGAGTCCGTCGAGCCGGGCCCGGACGGCGGCTTCACCGTCGCCGCGGCGGACGGACGCCAGGACTGTGACGCCGTGGTGCTCGCCCTGGACACCGGCGGCCTGCGCGAACTCGTCGGCCGCTCGCCCCGGCTGGGGAACGAGCGCTGGCGCGAGCGGATCGCCCGGCTGCGCACGGCGCCGCCCTTCCTGGTCTCCCGGCTCTGGCTGGACCGCCCCGTGGCCGCCGGCCGGCCCGGCTTCCTCGGGACGAGCGGCTACGGGCCACTGGACAACGTCAGCGTGCTCGACCGCTGGGAGGGCGAGGCCGCACGCTGGGCCGCCCGTACCGGCGGCTCGGTGGTCGAACTGCACGCCTACGCCGTCGACCCGGCCGCCGACCGGAGGGCGGAGGAGAAGCGGCTTCTCGCCGGGCTGCACCGGGTCTACCCGGAGACCGCTGACGCGAAGATCGTGGACGTCCGGCACGAATGGCGCGCGGACTGCCCGCTGTTCCCGGTGGGCGGATACCCGGACCGGCCCACCGTGCACACGCCCGATCCGGCGCTGGTGGTGGCCGGTGACCTGGTGCGCACGGGGCTGCCCGTGGCGCTGATGGAGCGCGCCGCGACCTCCGGCTTCCTCGCCTCGAACGCCCTGCTGGAGCGGTGGGGCGTACGCGGCCAGACGCTGTGGACGGTGCCGGAGAAGGGGCGCACGGCGCTGCTGCGGGCGCTGGCCGGCCGGCTGGGATGA
- a CDS encoding lycopene cyclase family protein, whose translation MYDTEVAIVGAGAAGLSLAYRLCDAAKPGGRLGPEVTLVDAPPGPLRPPERTWCFWEEPGGEYDGVLAASWDRLRVRGAGGAEVVGQPAPLRYKMLRSRDFEAAVERRLGPSPFFRRLTADVTDVAELPQGAEVRGTTAGGEPVRLRARWVFDSRPPQRLPPARTVLLQHFRGWFVRTERPVFDPAVADLMDFRTPQPAHGLSFGYVLPTGPDEALVEYTEFSATALAREEYEQALRHYLGEVLKAGPYEVTAAEQGVIPMSDGRYPRRVGQSVFRIGAAGGATRPSTGYTFAAVQRQTRAVAEAYHQGRTPVPPPPHPARSRAMDAVMLRALDSGRVDGDRFFTGLFEHVPMERLLRFLDGRTRMREDFAIGLRTPVLPMLRTVAELPWLRRRSLPLRAGPGDGRP comes from the coding sequence CCGGGGCCGCCGGGCTGTCGCTCGCGTACCGGCTGTGCGACGCCGCCAAACCCGGGGGGCGGCTCGGGCCCGAGGTGACACTGGTGGACGCTCCGCCCGGTCCGCTCCGGCCGCCCGAGCGGACCTGGTGCTTCTGGGAGGAGCCCGGGGGAGAGTACGACGGCGTCCTGGCCGCCTCCTGGGACCGGCTGCGGGTGCGCGGGGCCGGCGGCGCCGAAGTCGTCGGGCAGCCCGCTCCGCTGCGGTACAAGATGCTGCGCTCCCGGGACTTCGAGGCGGCGGTGGAGCGGCGGCTCGGTCCTTCCCCCTTCTTCCGGCGCCTGACCGCCGACGTCACCGATGTGGCGGAGCTGCCGCAGGGCGCCGAGGTGCGCGGGACGACCGCGGGCGGCGAGCCGGTGCGGCTGCGGGCGCGGTGGGTGTTCGACTCCCGGCCGCCGCAGCGGCTGCCCCCCGCGCGGACCGTGCTGCTCCAGCACTTCCGCGGCTGGTTCGTCCGCACCGAACGGCCCGTGTTCGACCCGGCGGTCGCGGACCTCATGGACTTCCGGACCCCGCAGCCCGCGCATGGACTCTCGTTCGGATACGTGCTGCCGACCGGCCCGGACGAAGCCCTCGTCGAGTACACCGAGTTCTCGGCGACCGCGTTGGCACGCGAGGAGTACGAGCAGGCGCTCCGGCACTACCTGGGCGAGGTGCTCAAGGCGGGACCGTACGAGGTGACCGCCGCCGAGCAGGGCGTGATCCCGATGAGCGACGGCCGGTATCCCCGGCGCGTCGGGCAGTCCGTGTTCCGCATCGGCGCCGCCGGGGGCGCCACCCGGCCGTCCACCGGGTACACCTTCGCCGCCGTGCAGCGGCAGACACGGGCCGTCGCCGAGGCGTACCACCAGGGCCGCACCCCCGTGCCGCCCCCTCCGCACCCGGCGCGCTCCCGCGCCATGGACGCGGTGATGCTGCGTGCGCTCGACAGCGGGCGGGTGGACGGCGACCGGTTCTTCACCGGACTCTTCGAACACGTGCCCATGGAGCGGCTGTTGCGCTTCCTCGACGGGCGCACCCGGATGCGCGAGGACTTCGCCATCGGACTGCGCACCCCCGTCCTGCCCATGCTGCGCACCGTGGCCGAGCTGCCCTGGCTGCGCAGACGCTCCCTGCCGCTCCGCGCCGGCCCGGGCGACGGGCGGCCGTGA